The Streptomyces sp. 135 sequence AACCGGTGATCGCCGCGGTGAACGGCACGGCGGCCGGCATCGGCGCCCACCTGGCGTTCGCGTGCGACCTGGTGATCGCCGCCGAACCGGCCACGTTCATCGAGGTGTTCGTGCGCCGGGGCCTCGTACCGGACGGCGGCGGCGCCTATCTCCTGCCGCGGCTGATCGGGCCGCGGCGGGCCAAGGAGCTGATGTTCTTCGGGGACGCCGTGTCCGCCGCCGACGCGGAACGGCTCGGCCTCGTCAACCGCGTCGTACCGGCCGACGACCTGGAGAAGACCGCGCGGGAGTGGGCGCAGCGCCTCGCGGCGGGCCCCACCCGCGCCCTGGCCCTGACGAAGCAGCTGGTGAACGCCTCCCTGGAGGCGGACCGCGCGACCGCCTTCGCGGCGGAGGCCGTCGCCCAGGAGATCAACATGACCACGGCGGACGCGAACGAGGGCGTGGCCGCCTTCGTGGAGCGCCGCGCGCCCTCCTACCGAGGCCGCTGACCCCTGCCGAGGCCGCTGACCCCTGCCGAAGTCGCTGACCGGCGTCGCGCCCCTCAGCCGCGCCGGCGCACCAGCACCTCGATGTCCGGTGAGTCCGGGTCCCCGAAGAGCACGAAGAGTTCGGGCTCGGCCGCCGTGCCGCCGATGGTCCACGTCTGACTGTCG is a genomic window containing:
- a CDS encoding enoyl-CoA hydratase-related protein translates to MPSSPDPTTSSEPLDSLILHTTDNAVSWITLNRPEAMNAVTWDQRERIIALLDEASGDPGVRAVVITATGKGFCAGADLRGAPATGERVPGDVARTVRRGAQRLISAVLDCEKPVIAAVNGTAAGIGAHLAFACDLVIAAEPATFIEVFVRRGLVPDGGGAYLLPRLIGPRRAKELMFFGDAVSAADAERLGLVNRVVPADDLEKTAREWAQRLAAGPTRALALTKQLVNASLEADRATAFAAEAVAQEINMTTADANEGVAAFVERRAPSYRGR